The following coding sequences lie in one Myxococcales bacterium genomic window:
- a CDS encoding ATP-dependent Clp protease adaptor ClpS encodes MADSPNGAKNAGVKTLIRPKTEVRKPPMYRVVLHNDDYTTRDFVVDMLQAVFGHPEPTAVRIMLEVHNTGSGTAGVYTFEIAEMKAHTVEVMAREHEFPLRLSLEPGDS; translated from the coding sequence ATGGCCGATAGCCCGAATGGCGCGAAAAACGCCGGCGTAAAAACGCTTATCAGACCCAAAACGGAGGTTCGAAAGCCGCCGATGTACCGTGTTGTCTTACATAACGACGATTATACGACCCGAGATTTCGTGGTGGACATGCTGCAAGCCGTCTTCGGGCATCCAGAACCCACCGCCGTGCGCATCATGCTCGAAGTACACAATACAGGGAGCGGCACCGCGGGAGTGTATACCTTTGAGATTGCCGAGATGAAGGCGCATACTGTCGAGGTGATGGCGAGGGAACACGAATTTCCGCTGAGGCTCAGCCTAGAACCAGGAGATTCTTAA
- a CDS encoding DUF192 domain-containing protein — MVRSLGRCVAIGCLVSLACSTSRSEHAARQTAPIRNAENTASRVVLEPPGQEPVEVQVEIARTEQERARGLMFRKQLPENHGMLFVFDRPEHLSFWMKNTYLPLDMVFITDEMRVLGVVENATPLSTQSQQVPGNSQFVLEVNAGFCQAHGVRDGSRVRFLNIPLS; from the coding sequence ATGGTGCGTTCTTTGGGGCGATGCGTGGCCATCGGCTGCCTGGTCAGTCTGGCGTGCTCGACATCGCGATCGGAACATGCGGCGCGTCAAACGGCACCCATCCGAAACGCCGAGAACACAGCCAGCCGCGTGGTACTGGAGCCACCCGGACAAGAGCCCGTCGAAGTTCAGGTGGAAATAGCGCGAACGGAACAGGAACGCGCCCGCGGGCTGATGTTTCGCAAACAACTGCCAGAAAACCATGGGATGCTTTTTGTGTTTGATCGTCCCGAGCACCTCTCGTTTTGGATGAAAAATACGTACCTGCCTCTCGATATGGTGTTTATCACTGACGAGATGCGTGTGCTGGGGGTTGTGGAAAACGCCACGCCGCTAAGCACCCAATCGCAGCAGGTGCCCGGCAACTCACAATTCGTGCTGGAAGTGAATGCAGGGTTTTGTCAGGCGCACGGAGTACGCGATGGCAGCCGCGTGCGCTTTTTAAATATACCCCTGAGCTAA
- a CDS encoding glycosyltransferase family 4 protein: MAEILFISKPLAPPWNDSGKNLVRDVAGGLTRHRAHAMGTGEDIPGLETVKLENIYPKTLRGFSLSRRMQARVFARLVFGRRYDLWHFFFAPNLQSSMASSAIRRMRGVPAVHTISSAPHPGANLKACLFADVHVVLSRHTEARLVEAHVQADRIVRIPPGILSLDLPHAEERRQCRAYLGISPSRPVVLYAGDLEFGDGAEMCMRAVATLAASLDVQLVIASRMKTAQAVQCESRLRELAKDLGITHAVSWVGEVPDMRQTLLASDVLVLSSQTLYAKMDYPLVVLEAMSLERAVILAHGTPAAELAQEGGAIAIEPNSDALTAAISALIEDDAYRRSLGEAARQLVLNKYDRATMAKSYEALYDRLLR; encoded by the coding sequence ATGGCAGAGATACTCTTTATCTCCAAGCCGCTTGCTCCGCCGTGGAACGACAGCGGTAAAAATCTCGTAAGAGACGTGGCCGGAGGGCTCACGCGACACCGGGCGCACGCGATGGGCACGGGCGAGGATATTCCTGGTCTTGAAACCGTGAAGCTTGAGAATATCTATCCGAAGACGCTTCGGGGATTTAGCTTGAGCCGCCGCATGCAGGCGCGTGTCTTTGCTCGACTGGTTTTTGGACGCCGATACGATCTTTGGCATTTCTTCTTTGCGCCCAATCTTCAAAGCTCGATGGCCAGCTCGGCCATCCGTCGCATGCGCGGCGTGCCTGCCGTACACACCATTTCAAGCGCGCCCCATCCCGGCGCCAATCTAAAGGCCTGCCTATTCGCTGACGTCCATGTGGTCTTGTCGCGGCACACAGAAGCGCGCCTCGTTGAGGCTCACGTACAAGCTGACCGCATCGTGCGCATTCCGCCGGGCATTCTTTCGCTCGATCTGCCCCATGCCGAGGAGCGGCGTCAATGCCGCGCGTACCTGGGCATTTCCCCATCGCGGCCCGTCGTGCTTTATGCCGGGGACTTGGAATTTGGCGATGGCGCAGAGATGTGCATGCGCGCCGTAGCCACGCTCGCCGCATCACTGGACGTTCAATTAGTTATCGCCTCCCGCATGAAAACCGCCCAGGCCGTTCAATGTGAAAGCAGGCTAAGAGAATTGGCGAAGGACCTCGGCATTACCCACGCTGTGAGTTGGGTTGGAGAAGTCCCCGACATGCGGCAAACGTTGCTCGCGTCCGATGTGCTGGTCTTGTCCTCACAGACCCTTTACGCCAAAATGGACTACCCGCTGGTCGTCCTCGAAGCCATGTCATTGGAACGCGCGGTGATCCTCGCCCATGGGACTCCGGCCGCAGAACTTGCACAAGAGGGTGGGGCGATTGCCATCGAGCCCAATAGCGACGCGCTTACCGCTGCAATCAGTGCCCTTATCGAAGATGACGCCTATCGCCGCAGCTTGGGCGAGGCCGCTCGGCAGCTCGTTCTCAACAAGTATGATCGAGCCACTATGGCCAAATCCTACGAAGCCTTGTACGACAGACTCCTCCGATGA
- a CDS encoding universal stress protein, with translation MTSESPPKATYDIVLGVDFTPSCDLAFQEAARLFQNRDDVLLHVVHVIEEGRESTLTGRQKKIERDARALETVPSELRDYVKEQARRLRAPRWEAEIGLYVRLGKPAKAIVQLAADLQADMIVIGSHGRKGIAKALLGSVSESLIRIAPCQVLVVREQDYQGIERSPSIDPPRPGDRPATGEFLHNPQYSSRELVTFGGRTSHISGLL, from the coding sequence ATGACTTCTGAATCGCCGCCGAAAGCGACGTATGACATCGTGTTGGGTGTGGATTTCACTCCGTCTTGTGACCTTGCTTTCCAGGAGGCAGCGCGGTTGTTTCAAAACCGAGATGACGTCCTTTTACACGTTGTACACGTAATCGAAGAGGGGCGGGAGAGCACCCTGACTGGACGTCAGAAGAAAATCGAGCGCGATGCGCGTGCGTTAGAGACCGTTCCCTCCGAGCTTCGGGATTACGTCAAGGAGCAGGCGCGCCGCCTCCGTGCGCCGCGATGGGAGGCCGAAATTGGGCTCTACGTGCGGCTCGGCAAGCCCGCCAAGGCCATTGTGCAACTGGCCGCCGATTTGCAGGCGGACATGATTGTCATTGGGTCTCATGGCCGCAAAGGCATTGCCAAAGCGCTCTTGGGATCGGTCTCGGAGTCCCTCATCCGTATAGCACCTTGCCAGGTTTTGGTGGTTCGCGAGCAAGACTACCAGGGCATTGAACGCTCTCCCTCCATCGATCCTCCTCGGCCCGGCGATCGCCCGGCAACCGGAGAGTTTCTGCACAATCCTCAGTACTCATCCCGTGAGCTGGTCACCTTTGGGGGCCGCACATCGCACATCTCGGGCTTGCTCTAA
- a CDS encoding leucyl/phenylalanyl-tRNA--protein transferase, whose protein sequence is MVSVLGPDLAFPSPESAGPLGIVAVGGTCTVERLILAYSQGIFPWPHEGLPLLWFSPDPRFVLDLNRTHVPRSLRKRIAQGRYTITADIAFAEVMRECAMVSRPNQDGTWITPELMEGYQALHQLGYAHSIEAWHGEELVGGLYGVALGRVFFGETMFAKQSDASKVAFVTLLGNLLAWNFTLVDCQTPTEHLARFGATLWRRSAFLLHVRQQVMGPTRRGPWRLDHAPQAALAELSGRSGEL, encoded by the coding sequence ATGGTGAGCGTCCTCGGACCCGATTTGGCATTTCCTTCTCCTGAATCGGCCGGCCCTCTTGGGATTGTCGCTGTGGGCGGAACCTGCACGGTCGAGCGGCTCATATTGGCGTACAGCCAAGGCATTTTTCCATGGCCCCACGAGGGGCTCCCGCTCTTGTGGTTTAGCCCCGATCCAAGGTTTGTCTTGGATCTTAATCGAACCCACGTTCCCCGTTCTCTGCGTAAGCGCATCGCCCAGGGGCGCTATACAATCACCGCCGACATTGCTTTCGCCGAGGTAATGCGAGAGTGCGCCATGGTTTCGAGACCGAACCAGGATGGCACATGGATCACCCCAGAACTCATGGAAGGCTATCAGGCACTGCATCAGCTCGGGTATGCGCACAGCATTGAGGCTTGGCACGGCGAAGAGCTTGTCGGAGGGCTGTATGGCGTAGCTCTCGGACGCGTGTTTTTTGGGGAAACGATGTTTGCCAAGCAGTCCGACGCTTCCAAGGTCGCGTTCGTGACGTTGCTGGGTAATCTCCTGGCGTGGAACTTCACCCTAGTAGACTGCCAGACACCCACGGAGCATTTGGCCCGCTTCGGCGCCACCCTGTGGCGGCGATCGGCCTTTCTTTTGCATGTACGTCAGCAGGTTATGGGTCCCACTCGAAGAGGGCCATGGCGGCTTGACCATGCGCCCCAGGCGGCGTTGGCCGAGCTTTCTGGACGCTCGGGCGAGTTATAG
- the cobA gene encoding uroporphyrinogen-III C-methyltransferase — protein MSKDSKVGTVYLVGAGPGDPELITVRGQRRLSEADVVLHDALVHPDLLKCCRPDAEIQYVGKRAGRTEERQAAINARLIAAATSGKSVVRLKGGDPFLFGRGSEEAEALSMAKVPFEVVPGVPSPLAASAYAGISLTHRSLSSSVAYITATESADKDESAHDWAKLATATQTLVIFMGMRKLDTLMELLLAHGRDPLTPAAVIQSASLPTQRTVVGTVGTIAGEARAAGLGMPALTVIGNAVTLRDVMRWYDNKPLFGKRVWVTRMAHQAESLSRLLRDAGADPFECATIRLKPSDEAHLKALDDALLGIDWIVFTSSNGVRCFFEGLNLCNKDARRLCQVKVCAIGPATAHAIETHGIVPDLMPTTYVAEAVLEALLAWHHGDLSNLRFLIPRAALAREVLPEGLRAHGAEVDVRPVYETVRPYEMEVAELSRALLEGTIDVATFTSSSTVTNALEMLGKDAVDLLNRVTVACIGPVTAQTARDLGVRVDVVAKRFTTTGLIEALEAYFIP, from the coding sequence ATGTCTAAGGATTCAAAGGTCGGCACAGTGTATTTGGTGGGCGCGGGCCCTGGAGATCCCGAGCTAATAACCGTGCGCGGCCAGCGCCGGTTGAGCGAGGCCGACGTGGTGCTCCATGATGCATTGGTCCATCCCGATCTCCTCAAGTGCTGCCGCCCCGATGCGGAAATTCAATATGTGGGCAAGAGAGCCGGCCGCACCGAAGAGCGGCAGGCGGCGATCAACGCAAGGCTCATCGCTGCGGCGACGAGCGGCAAATCCGTGGTGCGGCTGAAAGGCGGAGATCCGTTTTTGTTTGGTCGCGGCTCAGAGGAAGCCGAGGCACTGTCGATGGCGAAGGTGCCGTTCGAAGTCGTGCCTGGCGTGCCTTCTCCTTTGGCCGCCAGCGCATACGCGGGGATATCGCTGACCCACCGCAGCCTTTCAAGCAGCGTGGCGTACATCACGGCCACCGAATCGGCGGACAAAGACGAAAGCGCGCATGATTGGGCCAAGCTTGCCACCGCGACCCAGACGCTCGTCATCTTCATGGGTATGCGAAAGCTCGATACGCTGATGGAGCTGCTTTTGGCGCACGGGCGTGATCCTCTAACGCCCGCAGCGGTGATCCAGTCAGCATCGCTTCCCACACAGCGCACCGTCGTCGGCACTGTCGGTACGATTGCCGGGGAGGCCCGCGCTGCCGGCCTAGGGATGCCTGCCCTGACAGTGATAGGCAATGCCGTCACCCTTCGCGACGTCATGCGCTGGTATGACAATAAACCGTTGTTTGGAAAACGCGTGTGGGTCACGCGCATGGCACATCAAGCCGAGTCATTGTCTCGGCTCCTGCGTGATGCAGGTGCCGATCCATTCGAGTGCGCGACGATCCGTTTGAAGCCATCAGATGAAGCGCACCTCAAGGCCCTTGATGACGCACTGCTGGGCATCGATTGGATCGTCTTTACAAGCAGCAACGGTGTCCGCTGCTTTTTCGAGGGGCTCAACCTCTGCAACAAGGACGCCAGGCGACTTTGCCAGGTGAAGGTATGTGCGATTGGACCCGCTACCGCACATGCGATTGAAACGCACGGAATCGTTCCCGATTTGATGCCCACCACATATGTGGCAGAGGCGGTGCTCGAGGCATTGCTCGCCTGGCATCATGGCGACCTTTCAAACCTGCGGTTTCTCATTCCGCGCGCTGCCCTGGCCAGGGAGGTATTGCCCGAGGGATTACGGGCGCATGGGGCGGAGGTGGATGTGCGGCCTGTATACGAGACCGTGCGTCCATACGAAATGGAGGTGGCGGAGTTGTCGCGCGCACTCTTGGAAGGCACGATCGACGTGGCGACTTTCACCTCGTCGTCCACCGTGACGAACGCCCTAGAGATGTTGGGCAAGGACGCCGTAGACTTGTTGAATCGGGTGACGGTGGCGTGTATAGGCCCCGTCACGGCCCAGACGGCCCGAGATCTGGGCGTGCGCGTCGATGTGGTGGCAAAGCGGTTCACCACGACTGGGCTAATCGAAGCATTGGAGGCATACTTCATCCCATGA
- the clpA gene encoding ATP-dependent Clp protease ATP-binding subunit ClpA — MAAPIIARTLQASIKTAFEMAAELRHPYVTLEHLVVALLDDPSANQALVACGVDCKRLEAQLLEFIDENVDSVDEETDPNPQQTMAVERVLHRAAIHALNSESPLIDGARVLVEVFEEPNSHAVYWLERLGATGLALKQHVSHSDNKRHSVRRKRTEPAEPPEETPSPEDPLETYAVNLVEQAAMGQIDPLIGRNAELERTVHVLCRRRKNNPLFVGEPGVGKTALAEGLALRIFEGKVPEALRSAVVYSLDMGALLAGTKYRGEFEERLKDVIKQVQAIPKAIVFIDEIHTVMGAGMTTGGSLDASNILKPALASGKLRCMGSTTHRDYKASFDHDRAFARRFQKIDIKEPSVGETVEILEGLKPHYESHHLVAYDAGALEAAAKLSDKYLRELQLPDKAIDVMDEAGAMDQLRPETDRTGKVSVQDVEMVVSRMANVPAHSVSASDRDHLKDLAEQLRKVIFGQNSAIDRVVSAIQLSRAGLRDPDKPIGSFLFSGPTGVGKTETAKQLARAMGVEFLRYDMSEYSEKHTVSRLIGAPPGYVGFDQGGLLTDAVRKNPSSVVVLDEIEKAHPDLYNVLLQIMDHATLTDNTGRKADFRNVVLIMTTNAGALEMSGRDIGFGAGASADPERAKTAIERTFPPEFRNRLDAWIRFERLQPEVVLAIVDKELGLLRAMLAEKGVSLVLSEESRQWLATHGFDAAMGARPLARLVEDKLKRPLAESLLFGRLANGGTVNIEIRKDEPALTYDD; from the coding sequence ATGGCAGCTCCCATCATCGCGCGCACCTTGCAAGCAAGCATCAAAACCGCCTTTGAAATGGCAGCGGAGTTGCGTCACCCGTATGTCACGCTCGAGCATTTGGTGGTGGCCCTACTCGATGATCCGAGCGCCAACCAGGCGCTTGTGGCATGCGGTGTTGACTGTAAGCGCTTGGAAGCTCAGCTCTTGGAGTTCATCGATGAAAATGTGGATTCGGTGGATGAAGAAACGGATCCGAATCCGCAGCAAACCATGGCGGTCGAACGGGTACTGCACCGGGCGGCGATTCACGCCTTGAACTCGGAATCGCCACTCATCGACGGGGCAAGAGTACTGGTTGAGGTGTTTGAAGAGCCCAATTCCCACGCGGTCTACTGGCTTGAACGATTGGGTGCGACCGGTTTAGCCTTGAAGCAGCACGTATCTCATTCGGACAACAAGCGACACTCGGTTCGCCGTAAGCGCACAGAGCCTGCCGAACCTCCCGAGGAGACTCCGTCTCCGGAGGATCCTCTCGAAACTTACGCGGTTAACCTCGTAGAGCAAGCGGCCATGGGGCAGATTGACCCCCTGATTGGGCGAAATGCGGAGCTTGAGCGGACAGTCCATGTGCTTTGTCGCCGACGTAAGAACAACCCGCTGTTCGTGGGGGAACCAGGCGTTGGAAAAACAGCGCTTGCTGAAGGGCTAGCCCTACGCATCTTTGAAGGGAAAGTTCCTGAAGCGCTGCGGTCGGCCGTTGTTTATTCCTTGGATATGGGGGCGCTCTTGGCGGGGACCAAATACCGAGGCGAGTTCGAGGAACGCTTAAAAGACGTCATTAAACAGGTGCAGGCCATACCGAAGGCTATTGTATTTATTGATGAAATACATACCGTGATGGGCGCGGGGATGACCACTGGCGGCTCGCTCGATGCGTCCAACATTCTGAAACCCGCTCTCGCCTCGGGCAAGCTCCGGTGCATGGGCTCGACGACGCATCGCGATTACAAAGCATCGTTTGACCATGACCGCGCATTTGCCAGAAGGTTTCAAAAGATCGACATCAAAGAGCCCTCGGTGGGGGAAACCGTCGAAATACTCGAGGGACTGAAGCCGCATTACGAGTCGCACCATTTGGTCGCGTACGATGCGGGCGCATTGGAGGCCGCCGCAAAGCTTTCTGATAAGTATTTGAGAGAGCTCCAGTTACCCGACAAAGCCATCGACGTCATGGATGAAGCCGGCGCGATGGATCAGCTGCGGCCTGAAACAGACAGGACAGGTAAGGTGAGCGTTCAAGACGTGGAGATGGTGGTCAGCCGCATGGCAAACGTTCCAGCGCACAGCGTGTCGGCTTCCGATCGTGATCATCTTAAGGACTTGGCCGAGCAATTGCGCAAAGTTATTTTTGGCCAAAACAGCGCCATCGATAGGGTTGTCTCGGCCATACAGTTATCGCGTGCGGGCCTTCGGGATCCCGACAAGCCCATCGGTTCATTTTTGTTTTCCGGACCGACCGGCGTCGGGAAAACAGAAACCGCCAAGCAGTTGGCGCGCGCCATGGGTGTGGAGTTCCTGCGCTACGACATGAGTGAATATTCGGAGAAGCACACGGTGTCACGGTTAATTGGCGCCCCTCCCGGCTATGTGGGTTTCGACCAAGGAGGGCTTCTCACAGACGCCGTACGTAAAAACCCATCGTCGGTGGTGGTGTTAGACGAAATAGAAAAGGCGCATCCTGACTTATATAACGTGCTGTTGCAGATAATGGACCATGCAACGCTCACCGACAACACAGGACGCAAAGCCGACTTCCGAAATGTGGTACTCATTATGACAACCAACGCAGGTGCCCTCGAAATGAGCGGCCGCGACATTGGTTTTGGTGCCGGAGCATCCGCGGACCCCGAGCGGGCCAAGACCGCCATCGAGCGAACCTTCCCGCCGGAGTTCCGTAATCGGCTGGACGCGTGGATCCGGTTTGAAAGGCTTCAGCCCGAAGTGGTGTTGGCAATTGTCGATAAAGAGCTTGGGCTGCTTCGCGCCATGCTGGCAGAAAAAGGTGTGTCCCTGGTGCTCAGTGAGGAGAGCCGCCAATGGCTTGCCACCCACGGATTCGATGCTGCGATGGGCGCGCGGCCCCTGGCACGTCTGGTTGAGGATAAGCTCAAGCGGCCTCTGGCTGAATCATTGCTCTTTGGCCGCTTGGCGAACGGTGGCACCGTGAACATAGAGATTCGCAAGGATGAACCCGCGCTGACTTATGACGACTGA
- a CDS encoding class I SAM-dependent methyltransferase: MTTEANNRAYYNDFAERYEHKRHRGYHTVIDDLEMATLEPLAKNRRVLEVGSGTGLILRRLQAIAKEAKGIDLSENMAQKAIERGLDVQVGSATAIPFEDNRFDVVCSFKVLAHVPDISQALREMVRVTVPGGYIVAEFYNPWSVRYIAKRIAGPRAISERRTEADVYTRWDSPLTIAKIIPADARLIDFRGVRVLTPAAFVYSIPFAQKWLAQAESAAMTSSLRYFGGFLLALLQKQD; encoded by the coding sequence ATGACTACTGAAGCCAATAATCGCGCATACTACAACGACTTCGCCGAACGCTACGAGCACAAGCGTCATCGAGGTTACCACACGGTGATCGATGATTTGGAAATGGCAACGCTTGAGCCGCTCGCCAAGAATCGCCGTGTGCTCGAAGTGGGCTCGGGAACCGGTCTCATCCTGCGACGCCTGCAGGCCATCGCCAAGGAGGCCAAAGGCATTGATCTGTCTGAGAACATGGCCCAGAAGGCCATAGAGCGCGGCCTCGATGTCCAGGTGGGAAGTGCGACGGCAATCCCATTCGAGGACAATCGCTTCGATGTTGTCTGCAGCTTCAAGGTGCTGGCTCATGTGCCGGACATCTCGCAAGCACTGCGTGAGATGGTGCGGGTGACCGTCCCAGGCGGCTACATCGTCGCCGAATTCTACAATCCATGGAGTGTCCGCTATATCGCGAAACGTATCGCAGGCCCGCGGGCAATCAGCGAGCGCCGCACCGAGGCCGACGTCTATACGCGGTGGGATAGCCCCCTTACGATCGCCAAGATCATTCCCGCAGATGCCCGTCTCATCGACTTCAGAGGCGTGCGTGTGCTCACGCCGGCCGCGTTTGTATATAGCATTCCGTTTGCTCAGAAATGGCTTGCTCAGGCAGAGAGCGCCGCGATGACATCTTCTTTGCGCTATTTCGGCGGATTTCTCCTTGCGCTACTTCAGAAACAGGACTAG
- the hemB gene encoding porphobilinogen synthase: MRERPRRLRRSPAMRELVRETALQPSDLVLPLFVVPGRGEKREIASLPGVYHYTPDQLPAVAKEAYDLGVRAVILFGVPEHTDATGSGAHDDNGPVPVGITSIKDHVPDLVVMTDVCLCSYMDHGHCGVLAPRERGPGVDNDRTLPVLAEEALCHARAGADVVAPSDMMDGRIGYIRDALDRSGFYEVAILSYAAKYASAFYGPFRDAAKSAPQQGDRRGYQMDPANATEALKEVRLDIAEGADFIMVKPALSYLDVVYRVSQVVDVPVSAYHVSGEYAMIKAAAERGMLDERAAVMEALTSIKRAGAKLILTYYAMYAAEIMQQSQLPKEQG, from the coding sequence ATGCGCGAACGTCCGAGACGTCTCAGGAGAAGCCCGGCGATGCGGGAACTGGTTCGAGAAACTGCATTACAGCCCTCGGACTTGGTGCTGCCGCTGTTTGTGGTTCCCGGGCGCGGGGAAAAGCGTGAGATCGCATCGCTTCCTGGCGTGTATCATTACACACCGGATCAGCTCCCCGCCGTCGCCAAGGAAGCCTACGATTTGGGTGTGCGCGCGGTGATTCTTTTTGGCGTCCCTGAACACACTGATGCGACCGGCTCAGGGGCGCATGACGACAACGGCCCCGTGCCCGTGGGAATAACAAGCATCAAAGACCACGTTCCCGACCTAGTTGTCATGACCGACGTGTGCTTATGCAGCTATATGGATCACGGCCATTGCGGTGTCCTTGCACCTCGCGAAAGGGGACCGGGAGTAGACAACGACCGAACCTTGCCGGTGCTTGCCGAAGAAGCGTTGTGCCATGCGCGGGCCGGTGCCGATGTCGTTGCCCCAAGCGACATGATGGACGGCCGCATCGGTTACATTCGCGATGCGCTCGACCGTTCAGGTTTTTACGAGGTCGCGATCCTCAGTTACGCCGCAAAGTATGCGAGCGCGTTTTATGGTCCGTTTCGCGATGCCGCCAAGAGCGCGCCGCAGCAAGGTGACCGTCGAGGCTATCAAATGGATCCCGCCAATGCCACCGAGGCCCTAAAAGAGGTGCGCCTCGATATTGCGGAGGGAGCAGACTTCATCATGGTGAAGCCGGCGTTGTCCTACCTCGACGTGGTCTATAGAGTGAGTCAGGTAGTGGACGTGCCGGTCTCGGCGTATCACGTGAGCGGGGAGTACGCGATGATCAAAGCGGCGGCAGAGCGCGGTATGTTGGATGAACGCGCGGCAGTAATGGAGGCGCTAACGTCAATAAAACGGGCCGGGGCCAAGTTGATTCTGACGTATTACGCAATGTATGCTGCCGAAATCATGCAGCAATCACAACTTCCCAAGGAGCAAGGCTAA
- the rplS gene encoding 50S ribosomal protein L19, with the protein MSQPVPAIQAIEKAQFRELPPFRVGDTVSVHYRIREGEKERVQVFKGTVIRKSKGGIGATFCVRKVSYGMGVERIFPIHSPRIEKVDIDAQGKVRRARLYYLRELAGKKARLKERAHKPRT; encoded by the coding sequence ATGAGTCAGCCCGTCCCCGCCATCCAAGCCATTGAAAAAGCTCAATTTCGCGAGCTTCCCCCGTTTCGCGTCGGCGACACGGTCAGCGTTCATTACCGCATCCGCGAAGGAGAAAAAGAGCGCGTGCAGGTTTTCAAGGGCACCGTGATCCGCAAATCAAAAGGCGGAATCGGGGCGACCTTTTGCGTCCGCAAAGTGTCTTACGGCATGGGCGTGGAGCGCATTTTCCCTATTCATTCGCCACGAATCGAGAAGGTCGATATCGACGCCCAGGGCAAGGTGCGTCGCGCCCGCCTTTACTACCTTCGCGAGCTCGCAGGGAAGAAGGCAAGGCTTAAGGAACGTGCACACAAGCCGCGGACGTAA
- a CDS encoding prephenate dehydrogenase/arogenate dehydrogenase family protein, which produces MIRVAVIGYGRFGKLLSSLLAKEMHVQVYDPSQSDQSGLPNIEQVEEATALACETIFYAVPIHAFRSTLEKHVSHFCADKMPRLIVDTLSVKSLPKKALTQLLPSHVTAILTHPMFGPDSVREQGLHGLPVVMDQFTASHEDYAQWKSFFERQGLKTIELSADAHDRAAAWSQGVAHFIGRVLDDMKLAPSDIDTLGARRLLELRDQVCNDSWELFTDLQTYNPYTIDMRVRLGKAVDAIYNRLLPNRVHSERWEVGIQGGKGSFNEQAALYYLGRNGIKEHNLHYLYTTEAVLKALHEGKIDRGQFAVHNSLGGMVDESVEAMANYKFHIIEQFAIKIAHALMIRGDATLETVRAIMAHPQVFRQCQRNLDEKYGRLVRVSGTGDLIDSAHAARQLADGAIDSGHAVMGPRVLAELFGLTLVEDNLQDLADNYTSFLWVERP; this is translated from the coding sequence ATGATACGGGTCGCTGTCATTGGATATGGACGGTTTGGAAAGCTCTTAAGCAGTCTATTGGCAAAAGAGATGCATGTCCAAGTTTACGATCCCAGTCAGAGTGATCAAAGCGGTCTTCCCAATATTGAGCAAGTGGAGGAAGCCACCGCACTGGCCTGCGAAACGATTTTTTATGCTGTGCCCATCCATGCCTTTCGGAGCACACTTGAGAAACACGTCTCGCATTTCTGCGCGGATAAAATGCCACGTCTGATTGTCGACACGCTTTCGGTCAAATCCCTTCCGAAAAAGGCGTTGACGCAGTTGCTGCCTTCGCACGTGACCGCGATACTGACCCACCCCATGTTCGGGCCGGATAGTGTGCGCGAGCAAGGCCTTCATGGCCTTCCGGTCGTCATGGATCAGTTCACCGCTTCTCATGAGGACTACGCGCAATGGAAATCTTTTTTTGAGCGACAGGGCCTCAAAACGATAGAGCTTAGTGCGGACGCCCATGATCGGGCGGCGGCATGGAGCCAGGGTGTCGCGCACTTCATCGGTCGCGTGCTCGATGACATGAAATTGGCTCCTTCCGACATCGATACGCTGGGTGCTAGGCGGCTGTTGGAGCTTCGCGACCAGGTGTGTAACGACAGTTGGGAGCTGTTTACCGATCTCCAGACGTACAATCCATACACCATCGACATGCGTGTGCGTCTGGGCAAGGCTGTTGATGCAATTTACAATCGGCTGCTTCCCAATCGGGTTCATAGCGAGCGTTGGGAGGTTGGCATACAAGGCGGCAAGGGGAGCTTCAACGAACAGGCCGCTCTCTATTACTTAGGGCGAAACGGCATCAAGGAGCACAATCTCCATTATCTTTACACGACAGAAGCAGTCCTTAAGGCCCTACACGAAGGGAAGATCGATCGCGGACAATTTGCTGTGCATAACTCATTGGGCGGCATGGTGGACGAAAGCGTCGAGGCAATGGCAAACTACAAGTTTCATATCATCGAACAGTTTGCCATCAAGATTGCCCACGCACTGATGATCAGAGGCGATGCGACTTTGGAAACCGTGCGTGCGATCATGGCACATCCACAGGTCTTTCGGCAGTGTCAGCGCAATTTAGATGAAAAGTACGGGCGTTTGGTCAGAGTGTCGGGCACGGGAGATTTGATTGACTCCGCCCACGCGGCGCGACAGCTCGCGGACGGGGCGATTGATTCTGGGCATGCGGTGATGGGCCCGCGCGTACTGGCAGAGCTCTTTGGACTCACGCTGGTGGAGGACAATCTGCAAGATCTTGCAGATAACTACACCAGCTTTTTGTGGGTGGAGCGACCGTGA